From Blastopirellula sediminis, one genomic window encodes:
- a CDS encoding PAS domain S-box protein: MTQETDVNLLFGLIAMQSDLIDMRQFVDACTLWGSRKDESLADILVQQKWLLPEDKQHVDYLIKRRMQKAGGDVKKSLSSMPSDVKAVLESLGDDDILQTLGAVRQGDRITMTGVISADSLSDERITRRGLHSTGGIGHVWLAYDKVLDREVALKELKANQVGSELNRQRFFREAQITAQLTHPGLVPVYDYVEDDRGTYYTMKFVKGRTFAEVISDYHDWRRQHSKTGVSSRLVQLLNQFVSICNTIAFAHSRLVIHRDLKAENVIVGDFGEVVVLDWGLAKRLDEGESPNDQKAVVSEMTLAPGEARETKTPSQTMQGDRLGTPAYMSPEQARGAVDLVDQRSDVYGLAAILYELLVGEPPFLGTSIVAVLDSVIHDSPKPPSECVAGIPRELELACLRGLAKKRDDRQQSASELGEEIQTWIAERAERKRTEQERERFFNLSLDLLTIIDTKGGLTQTNPAWETLLGWTEDDLHTKSVWDLIDPEDHPRAMKNHERILSGESLSEIEYRCRCKDGSRRWILWNAKLIPGESSIYLVGRDITERKQAEQTFHELLESAPDAMVVINDAGKIVLVNSQLERLFGYPREELLGGPIEVLVPKQFRVNHPKNVTAYMAAPSVRPMASGLDLMGERKDGTVFPVEVSLSPVETEQGRLVSCAVRDTTERKKERQELQALLESAPDAMVVVDVNRRIKFVNSQTERIFGFGRSELLGEVIEILMPERFRAGHPEKFASFVNDCHVRPMGAGLKLFGRRKDGSEFPVEISLSPVETDDGLLISCAIREVSHRE, encoded by the coding sequence AAGAAGTCGCTCTCCAGTATGCCCAGCGACGTGAAAGCTGTGCTCGAAAGTCTCGGTGATGATGACATCCTGCAGACGCTTGGCGCGGTGCGGCAAGGCGACCGGATTACGATGACCGGCGTCATCTCGGCCGATTCGCTTTCTGACGAACGGATCACGCGGCGCGGCTTGCATTCCACTGGCGGGATCGGCCATGTCTGGCTGGCCTACGATAAGGTCCTCGACCGCGAAGTTGCTTTGAAAGAACTCAAAGCGAATCAGGTCGGGTCGGAGCTTAACCGGCAGCGATTCTTCCGCGAGGCCCAGATTACCGCCCAGTTGACGCATCCAGGCCTGGTACCAGTATACGACTACGTCGAGGACGATCGGGGCACCTACTACACGATGAAATTCGTGAAAGGCCGTACATTTGCGGAAGTTATTTCCGACTATCACGACTGGCGACGACAGCACAGTAAAACGGGCGTCTCCAGTCGCTTGGTACAGCTACTGAATCAGTTTGTCAGCATCTGTAATACGATTGCCTTTGCTCACTCGCGCCTCGTCATTCACCGCGATCTCAAAGCGGAAAACGTCATTGTCGGTGATTTCGGCGAAGTCGTCGTCTTGGATTGGGGCCTGGCCAAGAGGCTGGACGAAGGGGAATCCCCCAATGACCAGAAAGCCGTCGTTTCCGAAATGACGCTCGCCCCGGGCGAAGCACGTGAGACGAAGACGCCGTCCCAGACCATGCAGGGGGATCGACTTGGTACGCCAGCCTATATGTCTCCGGAACAGGCGCGAGGGGCAGTCGACCTTGTGGACCAGCGAAGTGATGTGTACGGGCTGGCGGCAATTCTGTACGAATTGCTGGTTGGTGAGCCGCCGTTTCTTGGCACGAGTATTGTCGCCGTGCTCGATAGCGTCATTCACGATAGCCCCAAGCCGCCCAGCGAGTGCGTAGCAGGAATTCCGCGGGAGCTGGAACTTGCCTGCTTGCGAGGGCTTGCCAAGAAGCGAGACGATCGTCAGCAGTCCGCATCGGAGTTGGGAGAGGAGATTCAGACATGGATTGCGGAACGTGCCGAGCGCAAGCGGACCGAGCAGGAACGCGAGCGGTTCTTCAACCTATCGCTTGACTTGCTGACCATCATCGACACCAAGGGTGGACTGACGCAGACGAACCCGGCCTGGGAAACGCTGCTCGGCTGGACGGAGGACGATCTTCACACGAAATCGGTCTGGGATCTAATCGATCCGGAAGACCACCCGCGGGCGATGAAGAACCACGAAAGAATCCTGTCGGGTGAGTCGCTATCAGAAATCGAGTATCGATGTCGCTGCAAGGATGGTAGCCGACGCTGGATCTTATGGAATGCGAAGCTAATTCCGGGAGAGTCGTCGATTTATCTCGTCGGGCGTGATATCACCGAACGGAAACAGGCCGAGCAGACCTTTCACGAGCTACTTGAATCGGCGCCCGATGCGATGGTCGTCATCAATGACGCCGGGAAAATCGTTCTCGTCAATTCTCAGTTGGAACGACTATTCGGTTACCCGCGTGAAGAATTGCTTGGCGGCCCTATCGAAGTACTTGTCCCCAAGCAGTTTCGCGTTAATCACCCGAAGAATGTGACGGCGTATATGGCAGCGCCAAGCGTCCGGCCAATGGCATCCGGGCTGGATCTGATGGGAGAGCGAAAGGATGGCACAGTCTTTCCCGTGGAAGTCAGTCTGAGCCCTGTCGAAACAGAACAGGGGCGTCTGGTTTCCTGTGCCGTTCGCGATACGACGGAACGCAAGAAGGAACGGCAAGAGCTGCAAGCGCTTCTCGAATCGGCGCCGGATGCGATGGTAGTGGTAGACGTGAACCGCCGGATCAAGTTCGTTAATTCGCAAACCGAACGAATCTTTGGTTTCGGTAGATCCGAACTCCTGGGAGAAGTTATCGAGATTCTCATGCCGGAACGCTTCCGTGCTGGTCACCCCGAGAAGTTCGCCTCCTTCGTCAACGATTGTCACGTGCGTCCCATGGGGGCTGGCCTTAAGCTGTTTGGCCGGCGCAAGGATGGTTCCGAGTTCCCCGTCGAAATCAGCCTCAGCCCGGTAGAAACGGACGACGGACTGTTGATCTCATGTGCGATTCGGGAAGTGAGTCATCGAGAATAG
- a CDS encoding YybH family protein, with the protein MKRIGITVAALFVLIAGALPAFADQASDEALIRKSVQDYVEAFNSGNAKLLASMWSPDAVYTNPDSGEQVVGQEAIEAQFAEIFETNKGIKLSAATSSVSFISPTVAAEFGAAHLIRSEGEPEESQYTAIYVKRDGKWLLDRVTEEDVPVVHSNYEHLKELEWMIGSWLDEDDQATVATTCEWTKNRNFMTRMFTVAVRDRIEVSGMQIIGWDPGAKQVRSWVFDSDGGFGEGVWSKKGKAWQVQVSGTAPDGSKSSSVNMFTPVDDDTFSWESVSRVAGGELLPNVGPLRVNRQSSP; encoded by the coding sequence ATGAAACGCATAGGTATTACCGTCGCTGCACTGTTTGTCTTGATAGCGGGCGCCCTGCCCGCTTTCGCCGATCAGGCCAGTGACGAAGCGCTGATCCGTAAGTCAGTTCAAGATTACGTCGAAGCGTTCAATTCGGGAAATGCGAAGCTATTGGCTTCGATGTGGTCGCCCGATGCGGTCTACACCAATCCCGACAGCGGCGAGCAAGTGGTCGGACAAGAGGCGATTGAGGCGCAGTTCGCCGAGATCTTTGAAACGAACAAAGGCATCAAGCTGAGCGCGGCGACCAGTTCGGTCAGCTTCATCTCCCCGACGGTCGCTGCCGAATTTGGCGCCGCGCACTTGATTCGTTCTGAAGGAGAGCCGGAAGAGTCGCAATATACGGCAATCTATGTCAAGCGAGATGGAAAATGGCTGCTCGATCGAGTCACCGAAGAAGACGTCCCCGTGGTCCACTCCAACTACGAACATTTGAAAGAGTTGGAATGGATGATCGGCTCTTGGCTGGACGAAGACGACCAGGCGACGGTCGCGACAACCTGCGAGTGGACGAAGAACCGCAATTTCATGACTCGCATGTTTACGGTCGCGGTGCGTGATCGGATTGAGGTTTCCGGCATGCAGATCATCGGCTGGGATCCTGGCGCCAAGCAGGTTCGCTCGTGGGTTTTCGACTCCGACGGCGGGTTCGGCGAGGGAGTCTGGAGCAAGAAGGGGAAAGCGTGGCAGGTTCAAGTCAGCGGAACGGCGCCCGATGGCAGCAAGTCTTCGTCGGTCAATATGTTTACCCCCGTGGATGACGACACCTTTTCGTGGGAATCGGTCTCGCGCGTCGCTGGGGGCGAACTCTTGCCCAATGTCGGTCCGTTACGCGTCAATCGACAATCGAGCCCGTAA
- a CDS encoding efflux RND transporter periplasmic adaptor subunit: protein MLRFAGPIAASAVLFILAGCGSSPPASPPLRPVRTLQVGKLSAVDSREFPGRAKAKDEVELSFQVAGPLISLPVDVGANVKKGDVIAVIDPRDFEAALANSQGNLERAKANLLAMERGARPEEIEQLKAAVDQAVASYDQAAAEHARNEVLVVSKTVSQSDFDITLARKQRTEAEVKNAKEALNIGMTGAREEDLNAKKAEIRALEAAVAGAKNQLDYSTLTAPFDAEVAAKYVENFQSVQPKQNIVRLLNTSKIEITIQVPETLISLVPQVKRVACRFDAFPDQEFFGKVTKIGSEASQTTRTYPVTIEIDQPEDVRILPGMAATVRHSPEETNGDAPTAMIVPASALFTPTDAPGSFVWIVDPSSKTVARREVKTGKLTPVGVTIDEGLAGGDLVVISGANMLRDGQEVKLP from the coding sequence ATGTTGAGGTTTGCAGGACCGATCGCCGCTTCGGCAGTCCTTTTTATTCTAGCCGGTTGCGGATCATCCCCTCCGGCGTCGCCGCCGCTTCGTCCGGTGCGAACGTTACAGGTTGGGAAACTTTCGGCCGTCGACAGCCGCGAGTTTCCCGGTCGCGCCAAAGCGAAAGATGAGGTCGAATTGTCGTTTCAGGTCGCCGGCCCCCTGATTTCGCTCCCGGTCGATGTGGGGGCTAACGTCAAAAAGGGAGATGTGATCGCCGTCATCGATCCGCGCGACTTTGAAGCGGCGCTGGCGAACAGTCAGGGCAACTTGGAACGGGCCAAGGCGAATCTGCTAGCGATGGAACGGGGCGCGCGGCCGGAAGAAATTGAACAACTGAAAGCGGCGGTTGATCAAGCGGTCGCATCCTACGACCAGGCGGCCGCAGAACATGCCCGCAATGAAGTGCTTGTCGTGTCCAAGACGGTATCGCAATCTGATTTTGATATTACTCTGGCAAGAAAACAGCGAACCGAAGCCGAGGTCAAAAACGCCAAAGAAGCGTTGAACATCGGCATGACCGGCGCCAGAGAAGAAGATCTGAACGCCAAGAAGGCGGAGATCCGCGCCTTGGAGGCGGCCGTCGCCGGCGCCAAAAACCAACTCGACTATTCCACGTTGACCGCTCCTTTCGACGCGGAAGTCGCCGCAAAATACGTCGAGAACTTTCAGTCGGTCCAGCCCAAGCAGAACATTGTCCGGCTCCTAAACACTTCCAAGATCGAAATCACCATTCAAGTTCCCGAAACGCTCATCTCGCTTGTGCCGCAGGTCAAGAGGGTCGCTTGTCGCTTCGACGCCTTTCCGGATCAAGAGTTCTTTGGCAAGGTGACCAAGATCGGCAGTGAAGCGTCGCAAACGACACGCACCTATCCGGTGACTATCGAGATCGATCAGCCGGAAGATGTTCGTATTTTGCCCGGCATGGCGGCGACGGTTCGCCACTCTCCGGAAGAGACCAACGGCGACGCGCCAACCGCCATGATCGTGCCCGCCAGCGCCTTGTTTACCCCCACCGACGCCCCCGGCAGTTTTGTCTGGATTGTCGATCCAAGCTCGAAGACGGTAGCCCGCCGCGAAGTGAAGACCGGAAAACTGACTCCCGTAGGCGTAACGATCGACGAAGGATTGGCCGGCGGCGACCTGGTCGTAATATCGGGCGCCAACATGCTTCGTGACGGCCAAGAGGTCAAGCTGCCGTGA
- a CDS encoding efflux RND transporter permease subunit codes for MNLAALAIRQRAVTYFGVFLVIAGGIFCYFQLGQLEDPEFSVKTAVITTTYPGATAQQVELEVTDRIETKLQEMSEVKNVYSNSRPGLSIIKVDIKSSYWSDRLPQVWDVLRKKVADVEPTLPSGAGKPKVGDDFGYVFGFLLAVSSDGFSYAELEKYVKDMRKELSVVKGVARVDFWGVQDKRIYLEVSSSQLAELNLTPAQIIDTLQGQNLVVDSGEVDFQSQRIRIAPTGEFRDPVEIGDLAIAGVVDGRDEIIRIRDFATVKTGYIDPPIHLLRHNGRQAIALAIAPASGENVVEVGERIDNRINELLADLPIGINVERISWQSDQVSESIRAFMVSLIEAVAIVLALLAVTMGIRPGIIIGISGLVFPILGTFVVMAIVGIDLHRISLGALIIAMGMMVDNAIVVTDGIMVRIAQGMDREKAAIEAAGGPAIPLLGATIVACMAFFPIFASSYDTGEYAGSLFTVVLISLLLSWVFCQTVAPLLCIAMLPGPKSGEAIRDPYQSNFYQLFRNLLGWTIRYRVLFLASMVGLLFFSVFAFRWVPQLYFPDSSRLQVMIDYWAPEGTRIQQTSANVARIEEFVRQQDATVSVSTFIGKGPPRFYLPVSAEDPYSSYAQIIINTKDLDGVNQLVADTDAWVQENVPEAMVRVRKYAVGAFDDWKIEARFSGPANADPETLRSLAEQGAKILRDTPLAKDVRVNWREPVQVLSPQFNEERARWAGVSREDLSRTMLRASEGVVVGSYRQEDDVIPIVARNVEAERERAATSLDELLVTPRLSTHSVPVSQIIDGVQLKWEDPLIWRWDRRRAITVQCSPNGVTAPTLRNEIVEEFNAIELPPGYRLDWDGEYWSAKQSQEALAPGMVPALVVMLFILVALFNGFRPMLICIGVIPFVMIGITGGLLLTQTPFGFIALLGAMSLSGMMIKNVVVLLDEVNVNLTKGLSPYHAVVEAAVSRLNPVVNAAGTTVLGVLPMLQDVFWVALAVTIFFGLIVGTLLTMVMVPTLYALLYRIPAPNGQESGNGE; via the coding sequence ATGAATCTGGCTGCCTTGGCAATTCGACAGCGAGCCGTCACCTATTTCGGCGTGTTTCTCGTCATAGCCGGCGGAATATTTTGCTACTTCCAGCTCGGACAGTTGGAAGACCCGGAGTTCTCCGTCAAGACGGCCGTGATCACCACCACCTATCCCGGCGCCACCGCCCAGCAGGTGGAACTGGAAGTGACCGATCGTATCGAGACCAAGCTGCAAGAGATGAGCGAGGTCAAGAACGTCTACTCCAATTCGCGGCCAGGACTTTCCATCATCAAGGTCGACATCAAAAGCAGCTATTGGTCCGATCGCCTTCCCCAGGTTTGGGACGTGCTGCGCAAGAAGGTGGCCGACGTCGAACCGACCCTGCCCAGCGGCGCCGGCAAACCGAAAGTGGGTGATGATTTCGGCTATGTGTTCGGCTTTCTGCTAGCCGTCAGCAGCGACGGTTTCAGCTACGCCGAGCTGGAAAAATACGTCAAAGATATGCGGAAGGAACTCAGCGTCGTCAAAGGGGTCGCCCGGGTCGATTTCTGGGGAGTGCAAGACAAGCGGATTTACCTCGAAGTATCATCGTCGCAATTGGCGGAATTGAATCTTACGCCCGCCCAGATCATCGATACGCTGCAAGGTCAAAACCTGGTTGTCGACTCGGGTGAAGTCGATTTCCAGTCGCAACGAATTCGCATCGCTCCGACCGGAGAATTTCGGGATCCGGTCGAAATTGGCGACCTCGCGATCGCCGGCGTCGTCGACGGTCGAGATGAGATCATCCGGATTCGCGACTTCGCGACGGTAAAGACCGGCTATATCGATCCTCCCATTCATTTGCTGCGTCACAACGGCCGCCAGGCGATTGCCTTGGCGATCGCTCCGGCCTCGGGCGAAAATGTCGTGGAAGTCGGCGAGAGGATCGACAATCGAATCAACGAGCTACTGGCCGATCTCCCAATTGGAATCAATGTCGAACGGATCTCGTGGCAATCGGATCAGGTGAGCGAGTCGATTCGCGCCTTCATGGTCAGCCTGATCGAAGCGGTCGCGATCGTCTTGGCTCTCTTGGCGGTAACGATGGGGATTCGCCCCGGCATTATCATCGGTATCAGCGGACTCGTCTTTCCGATTCTCGGCACATTCGTCGTTATGGCGATCGTAGGTATCGACCTTCATCGCATCTCGCTGGGGGCCTTGATCATCGCGATGGGGATGATGGTTGATAACGCCATCGTCGTTACGGATGGCATCATGGTCCGTATTGCGCAAGGAATGGATCGAGAAAAAGCGGCAATCGAAGCGGCGGGCGGACCAGCCATTCCGCTATTGGGCGCCACGATCGTCGCCTGCATGGCCTTCTTTCCGATCTTCGCTTCCAGCTACGACACCGGGGAATATGCCGGCAGTCTCTTCACGGTCGTTTTGATTTCGCTGTTGCTCAGTTGGGTCTTCTGCCAGACGGTCGCTCCGCTCCTTTGCATCGCGATGCTTCCTGGTCCGAAGTCGGGCGAAGCGATCCGTGATCCCTACCAAAGCAACTTCTACCAACTATTTCGGAATCTGTTGGGTTGGACGATTCGCTACCGGGTTTTGTTTCTGGCGAGCATGGTTGGGCTCCTATTCTTTTCCGTCTTCGCCTTTCGCTGGGTACCGCAACTCTACTTTCCCGACTCCAGCCGGCTGCAGGTCATGATTGACTACTGGGCGCCGGAAGGAACCCGCATTCAGCAAACAAGCGCCAACGTCGCCCGTATTGAGGAATTCGTCCGCCAGCAAGATGCGACCGTCTCGGTCAGCACGTTCATCGGTAAAGGGCCGCCGCGGTTCTACCTGCCGGTCAGCGCTGAAGATCCGTATTCGTCCTACGCGCAGATCATCATCAATACGAAAGACCTTGACGGCGTCAATCAGTTGGTCGCCGATACCGACGCGTGGGTCCAAGAGAACGTTCCCGAGGCGATGGTCCGCGTTCGGAAGTACGCCGTCGGCGCATTCGACGACTGGAAGATTGAAGCGAGATTCAGCGGGCCCGCCAACGCCGATCCTGAGACCTTGCGGAGCCTGGCGGAACAAGGCGCAAAGATATTGCGAGATACGCCGCTGGCGAAAGACGTTCGCGTCAATTGGCGCGAACCGGTTCAAGTACTCTCGCCGCAATTTAACGAAGAGCGAGCGCGCTGGGCCGGCGTCTCACGCGAGGACCTTTCCCGGACGATGCTGCGAGCGTCCGAAGGGGTTGTCGTTGGAAGCTACCGCCAGGAGGACGACGTCATTCCGATTGTCGCCCGCAATGTCGAAGCGGAAAGAGAACGAGCGGCGACTTCGCTGGACGAACTGCTAGTCACGCCGAGGTTATCGACGCATTCGGTGCCCGTCTCGCAGATCATCGACGGCGTGCAGTTGAAATGGGAAGATCCGCTAATCTGGCGTTGGGACCGACGCCGTGCGATCACCGTTCAATGCTCCCCCAACGGCGTCACGGCTCCAACTCTGCGCAATGAAATCGTGGAGGAATTCAACGCGATCGAGCTACCGCCCGGCTACCGTCTTGATTGGGATGGCGAATATTGGAGCGCCAAGCAATCGCAGGAAGCCCTGGCGCCGGGCATGGTTCCAGCGCTGGTCGTCATGCTGTTTATCTTGGTGGCGCTCTTTAACGGTTTTCGGCCGATGCTGATTTGTATCGGCGTGATCCCGTTTGTCATGATCGGGATTACCGGCGGCTTGCTCCTGACCCAGACTCCGTTTGGATTTATCGCGCTGCTCGGCGCGATGAGCTTGTCCGGCATGATGATCAAGAACGTGGTGGTGCTGCTCGATGAAGTCAACGTCAACCTGACGAAAGGCCTTTCCCCCTATCACGCGGTTGTTGAAGCGGCCGTCTCTCGTTTGAATCCGGTCGTGAATGCCGCCGGGACAACGGTGCTAGGCGTGCTACCGATGCTGCAGGACGTATTTTGGGTCGCACTGGCGGTGACGATCTTCTTTGGTTTGATCGTCGGGACGCTGTTAACCATGGTCATGGTCCCCACGCTCTACGCGCTGCTGTACCGCATTCCCGCTCCCAATGGTCAGGAGTCCGGGAATGGCGAGTAA
- a CDS encoding V-type ATP synthase subunit B — MASNLQSLIRHTRVEEIVGDVIRLRATNVALGDMAEIENTDGETSLARVIGIQRDLVSLQVFAGGKGLSTDATVRFQGKPLEVVYSPNILGRIFRGSGEPMDGGPDLASDPHVRVAGPTVNPVMRVMPTKMIETRVPMIDLFNCLVESQKIPIFTVAGEPHSELLARIGFQADADVLVFGGLGLIFDDYHFFRTAFEDHGVFGRTVMYVNQASDPLVERLLVPDMALAVAEHFAVEEGKRVLVLLTDMTAYADAMKEIGVAQERIPAVRGYMGDLYTQLAQRYEKACDFKGAGSVTILTVTTMPGDDVTHPVPDNTGYITEGQFYLHSGIIDPFGSLSRLKQHVIGKATREDHSQIMNTMIRFYSESVEAQRKQAMAFELSSFDVKLLKFGKLFRERFMDIRVSLGVIEALDLCWKTLGECFEPQELLMKQHLVDKYFPK; from the coding sequence ATGGCGAGTAACCTGCAATCGCTGATTCGGCATACCCGCGTTGAGGAAATCGTCGGCGACGTAATCCGCCTGCGAGCGACGAACGTCGCCCTGGGCGATATGGCGGAAATTGAAAATACCGACGGCGAGACCTCGCTGGCTCGCGTGATTGGCATTCAGCGCGACTTGGTCAGTCTGCAGGTATTTGCTGGGGGAAAGGGGCTCTCGACTGACGCGACAGTAAGGTTCCAAGGAAAGCCGCTAGAGGTCGTCTACTCACCCAACATCCTCGGTCGGATCTTTCGCGGTTCCGGCGAACCGATGGACGGCGGTCCGGATCTCGCTTCGGATCCTCACGTGCGGGTCGCTGGTCCGACGGTTAATCCCGTCATGCGCGTCATGCCGACCAAGATGATCGAGACCCGCGTGCCAATGATCGATCTCTTCAACTGTTTGGTCGAAAGCCAAAAGATCCCGATCTTTACCGTGGCCGGCGAACCGCACAGCGAACTGCTAGCCCGCATCGGATTTCAAGCCGACGCCGACGTACTCGTCTTTGGCGGCCTCGGCTTGATCTTCGACGACTATCACTTTTTCCGAACCGCTTTCGAAGATCATGGCGTCTTCGGCCGCACGGTAATGTACGTCAATCAGGCCTCCGATCCCCTAGTCGAACGGCTGTTAGTTCCCGACATGGCCCTGGCTGTCGCCGAGCACTTCGCCGTGGAAGAGGGAAAACGGGTGCTTGTGTTGCTGACCGACATGACCGCTTACGCCGACGCAATGAAAGAGATCGGCGTCGCCCAGGAACGCATCCCCGCAGTCCGCGGCTACATGGGGGATCTCTATACGCAACTCGCTCAGCGTTATGAAAAGGCGTGCGATTTTAAGGGCGCCGGCTCGGTCACGATTCTTACCGTCACCACGATGCCCGGCGACGACGTTACGCATCCTGTTCCCGACAACACCGGTTATATCACCGAAGGTCAGTTCTACTTGCATAGCGGCATCATCGACCCGTTCGGATCGCTGTCGCGTCTCAAACAGCACGTGATTGGCAAAGCGACTAGAGAAGACCACTCGCAAATCATGAATACGATGATCCGCTTCTATTCCGAGTCGGTCGAGGCGCAACGGAAGCAGGCGATGGCGTTCGAGCTCTCCTCGTTCGACGTCAAGCTCCTGAAATTCGGAAAACTCTTTCGCGAACGTTTTATGGACATTCGCGTTTCACTTGGGGTGATCGAGGCGCTCGATCTTTGCTGGAAAACGCTGGGCGAATGCTTCGAGCCGCAAGAACTGCTCATGAAACAACACCTGGTCGACAAGTACTTCCCAAAATGA
- a CDS encoding V-type ATP synthase subunit D encodes MAKLRLSKNSLQHELQQLKLYKRLLPSLDLKRRQLTVEAKKARAELAAAVEAADSLETRIGQELPMLADDDLDASGLVRMEGYRLGEQNVVGIRLPILDQVEFAVSPYSRIGTPAWTDLLVGRLKAAAEARVHARIAEQRVAILDQAVRRITQRVNLFEKILIPTAKKNIQRIRIYLGDAERAAVVTSKLAKGKQQHASGPSDTEEQPE; translated from the coding sequence ATGGCCAAGCTGCGACTCAGTAAGAATTCTCTGCAGCACGAGCTGCAACAATTGAAGCTGTACAAACGGTTGTTGCCATCGCTCGATCTGAAACGACGCCAACTGACGGTCGAAGCGAAGAAGGCACGAGCGGAACTCGCCGCAGCCGTCGAGGCGGCCGATTCTCTGGAGACGCGAATCGGGCAAGAGCTTCCCATGTTGGCCGATGACGACTTGGACGCTTCGGGGCTGGTCCGCATGGAAGGATACCGACTCGGCGAGCAAAACGTCGTCGGCATCCGGTTGCCGATTCTCGATCAGGTCGAGTTTGCGGTTTCGCCCTATTCCCGGATCGGCACGCCGGCCTGGACCGATCTTTTGGTCGGCCGTTTGAAAGCCGCCGCCGAGGCTCGCGTCCATGCACGGATCGCCGAACAGCGGGTCGCCATCCTTGATCAAGCGGTCCGCCGAATTACCCAGCGAGTGAATCTGTTTGAGAAGATTCTCATTCCCACCGCTAAGAAGAACATCCAGCGCATTCGGATCTACTTGGGGGATGCCGAACGAGCTGCGGTCGTAACGTCCAAACTTGCCAAAGGGAAACAACAGCACGCGAGCGGACCTTCGGATACGGAGGAACAGCCGGAATGA